A window from Kribbella jejuensis encodes these proteins:
- the glpK gene encoding glycerol kinase GlpK has protein sequence MAEQYVAAVDQGTNSTRCILFDRRGRLVSVAQREHRQLFPRPGWVEHDAEEIWRNVTRVVPLAIKQIGAEPSQVVAIGITNQRETSLLWDRRTGRPIGHAVVWQDTRTDRLVTDLAGEDGPDRFADRCGLPLTTYFSAPRIRWMLDHTPGLRARAERGEILFGTMETWLIWNFTRGLHATDVTNASRTMLMNIETLDWDDELLAAFDVPRSILPEIRPSSGVFATATEVLPGVRIGAALGDQQAALFGQTCFSPGEAKCTYGTGSFLLMNTGHEIVRSKHGMLTTVAYRIGDHPASYALEGSMAVTGSLVQWFRDGLGMIHTAAEIETLARTVEDNGGAYIVPAFSGLFAPHWRSEARGVIAGLTGYITKGHLARAVLEATGFQTLEVVDAMNADSGIALTALKVDGGMTANNLLMQFIADLLDVRVVRPMVTETVSLGAAYAAGLAVGYWPDLEGLRSNWHRAGQWMPHMDPARRAAEYANWQAAVQRTFNWIRPEDHEA, from the coding sequence ATGGCTGAGCAGTATGTGGCTGCGGTGGATCAGGGGACGAACTCGACCCGGTGCATCCTGTTCGACCGGCGGGGGCGGTTGGTGTCGGTCGCGCAGCGGGAGCACCGCCAGCTGTTCCCGCGGCCGGGGTGGGTGGAGCACGACGCCGAGGAGATCTGGCGGAACGTCACCCGGGTGGTACCGCTGGCGATCAAGCAGATCGGGGCCGAGCCGTCCCAGGTCGTTGCCATCGGCATCACCAACCAGCGGGAGACCAGCCTGCTCTGGGACCGCCGGACCGGCCGGCCGATCGGGCATGCGGTGGTCTGGCAGGACACCCGTACCGACCGCCTCGTCACCGACCTCGCGGGCGAGGACGGCCCGGACCGGTTCGCGGACCGCTGCGGGCTGCCGCTGACGACGTACTTTTCGGCGCCGCGGATCCGCTGGATGCTCGACCACACGCCTGGATTGCGGGCCCGGGCCGAGCGCGGCGAGATCCTGTTCGGCACGATGGAGACCTGGCTCATCTGGAACTTCACCCGCGGGCTGCATGCCACCGACGTGACGAACGCCAGCCGGACCATGCTGATGAACATCGAGACCCTCGACTGGGACGACGAGCTGCTCGCGGCCTTCGACGTGCCGCGGTCGATCCTGCCCGAGATCCGCCCGTCGTCGGGCGTCTTCGCGACCGCCACCGAAGTACTGCCCGGGGTCCGGATCGGCGCCGCGCTCGGCGATCAGCAGGCCGCGCTGTTCGGGCAGACGTGCTTCAGCCCGGGCGAGGCGAAGTGCACGTACGGCACCGGGTCGTTCCTGCTGATGAACACCGGCCACGAGATCGTCCGGTCCAAGCACGGGATGCTGACCACGGTCGCGTACCGGATCGGCGACCACCCGGCGTCGTACGCGCTCGAAGGCTCGATGGCGGTCACCGGATCGCTGGTGCAATGGTTCCGCGACGGGCTCGGGATGATCCACACCGCGGCCGAGATCGAGACGCTGGCGCGGACCGTCGAGGACAACGGCGGCGCGTACATCGTGCCGGCCTTCTCCGGGCTCTTCGCGCCGCACTGGCGGAGCGAGGCGCGCGGGGTGATCGCCGGGCTGACGGGGTACATCACCAAGGGACACCTGGCCCGCGCGGTGCTCGAGGCGACCGGGTTCCAGACGCTCGAGGTCGTCGACGCGATGAACGCCGACTCCGGGATCGCGTTGACGGCGCTGAAGGTCGACGGCGGGATGACCGCGAACAACTTGCTGATGCAGTTCATCGCGGACCTGCTCGACGTGCGCGTGGTCCGGCCGATGGTGACCGAGACGGTGTCGCTGGGCGCCGCGTACGCCGCCGGTCTCGCGGTCGGGTACTGGCCCGACCTGGAGGGCCTGCGCAGCAACTGGCACCGCGCCGGGCAGTGGATGCCACACATGGATCCGGCCCGCCGCGCCGCGGAGTACGCGAACTGGCAGGCCGCTGTGCAGCGGACCTTCAACTGGATCCGCCCGGAGGACCACGAGGCGTGA
- a CDS encoding IclR family transcriptional regulator, with product MPGTVQSIERAAAVLRLLAAAPDGLGVADLANALGLAKPTVHGILRTLHQVGFVEQDHSGAHYHLSDAFGRLGESYLDPNELRSQAINWADSLASRSGEVVRVGRLVEGKVEVVHHVFRPDDSDQDLDVGTTLPPHATALGKAVLAYDTSAASRPRRLEAFTTRTITDPVRLSEELATVRARGWATEFEEHTVELAGIAAPIRGLGGLVVGAVGLAGRIERICDSRLRHRDDLVTMVRATADAIARDLRDDA from the coding sequence GTGCCGGGGACCGTGCAGTCGATCGAGCGGGCCGCGGCGGTGCTGCGACTGCTCGCCGCCGCGCCTGACGGGCTGGGGGTCGCCGACCTCGCGAACGCCCTCGGCCTGGCGAAACCGACCGTGCACGGGATCCTCCGGACGCTGCACCAGGTCGGGTTCGTCGAGCAGGACCACAGCGGCGCGCACTACCACCTGAGCGACGCGTTCGGCCGGCTCGGCGAGAGCTACCTCGATCCGAACGAACTGCGCAGCCAGGCGATCAACTGGGCCGATTCGCTCGCGTCCCGCAGCGGTGAGGTCGTGCGGGTCGGGCGGCTGGTCGAGGGCAAGGTCGAGGTCGTGCACCACGTCTTCCGGCCGGACGACAGCGACCAGGACCTCGACGTCGGTACGACGCTCCCGCCGCACGCGACCGCGCTGGGGAAGGCGGTGCTCGCGTACGACACGAGTGCCGCGTCCCGGCCGCGGCGGCTGGAGGCGTTCACGACGCGGACGATCACCGATCCGGTCAGGTTGAGCGAGGAGCTGGCCACGGTACGGGCGCGGGGCTGGGCCACCGAGTTCGAGGAGCACACGGTCGAGCTCGCCGGTATCGCGGCGCCGATCCGGGGCCTCGGCGGCCTGGTCGTCGGCGCCGTCGGCCTGGCCGGCCGGATCGAGCGGATCTGCGACAGCCGGCTCCGGCACCGCGACGACCTGGTCACGATGGTCCGTGCCACCGCCGACGCCATCGCCCGAGACCTGCGGGACGACGCATGA
- a CDS encoding ABC transporter permease, whose protein sequence is MFKLGLRSVLAHRLRFVLCTVAVTLGISFASGAMVFTDSLSTALKKNFEVSTADITVTPTSPIKAADDTPATFQNSLADQILAVPGVADAIPQLLVGDVQVLDPAGKEVENYGLTTFGASWPRVIGAAPFRVITGTAPWGEQQLALDQSTASRAGYSVGDAVRIVTPAKAVTATLTAITTSAAAGPAAGAPLVSFDGATAQRLLLGKAGWTSITVALKPGSDPNTVGQAISKALGDQVKVRTAQQVAADGKRDLDTTFGSFSLVLALFAGLALFVGTFLIVNTFAMVVAQRGKELAMLRAIGASRSQVTRTILTESVIIGFLGSTLGLLIGIGVAAGVRLMYQRFNLRIPSAGLEVSAGTIIACYVIGIGVTVAAAAPAARRAGKLPPIAAMRDDVQVPERSLLVRGSIGGFMLLMTVLFVAIGVAAGDLPGAVLIGMGAGLAVLAVVMLSPLISRYVVRVLMFPFGRRAPVTLGRRNAERNPRRTAATASALMISVSLICGLMVISASAKASINQSVLEALGTSDLVVTNNGTPNFSAQVGDRTAEVPGVQSVHRVRQETGQVGDTDVKVTGVSDGTLDGPIVTKFDSGSAAALAAGQAVLPRNLAKTLSLTVGTSFDLKTTGGVRRLTVGGILSPNRQLNAVVLSLATYEQLGGPPADSLLYVDVADGKEIATVRAAVLDRLKDYPSLQVRDQKAYAAGAMQPVDAVLAAVGFLLTMAILIALLGIVNTLALGVIERTREIGLLRAIGMDRVQLRRMLRIESVAITLLGALLGLLIGVVFGVAIQAAMAGSGLGVRVVPVGQLALAVGVAVLFAVLAAVWPSRRAARLDVLRAIAAE, encoded by the coding sequence ATGTTCAAGCTCGGCCTCCGCTCGGTGCTCGCGCACCGGCTGCGTTTCGTCCTGTGCACGGTCGCCGTCACGCTCGGCATTTCGTTCGCGAGCGGCGCGATGGTGTTCACGGACTCGTTGTCCACAGCCCTGAAGAAGAACTTCGAGGTCAGTACGGCGGACATCACGGTCACGCCGACGTCCCCGATCAAGGCCGCCGACGACACGCCCGCGACCTTCCAGAACAGCCTCGCCGACCAGATCCTCGCCGTACCGGGCGTCGCCGACGCCATACCGCAGCTGCTCGTCGGCGACGTACAGGTCCTCGACCCGGCCGGCAAGGAGGTCGAGAACTACGGGCTGACCACGTTCGGCGCCTCCTGGCCGCGCGTCATCGGGGCCGCGCCGTTCCGGGTGATCACCGGCACCGCGCCGTGGGGCGAGCAGCAGCTCGCGCTCGACCAGTCCACCGCGTCGCGGGCCGGGTACAGCGTCGGTGACGCGGTCCGGATCGTCACCCCGGCCAAGGCCGTCACCGCCACCCTCACCGCGATCACGACCTCAGCGGCGGCCGGCCCCGCCGCGGGTGCCCCGCTGGTCAGCTTCGACGGCGCGACCGCACAACGCCTGCTGCTCGGCAAGGCGGGCTGGACCTCGATCACGGTCGCCCTGAAGCCCGGCTCCGATCCGAACACCGTCGGTCAGGCGATCAGCAAGGCGCTCGGGGACCAGGTCAAGGTCCGGACCGCGCAGCAGGTGGCGGCGGACGGCAAGCGCGACCTCGACACCACCTTCGGAAGCTTCAGCCTGGTGCTGGCGCTGTTCGCCGGGCTCGCGCTGTTCGTCGGTACGTTCCTGATCGTCAACACGTTCGCGATGGTGGTCGCGCAACGCGGCAAGGAACTCGCGATGCTGCGGGCGATCGGCGCGTCCCGGAGTCAGGTCACCAGGACGATCCTCACCGAGAGCGTCATCATCGGCTTCCTCGGCTCGACCCTCGGGCTGCTGATCGGGATCGGGGTCGCGGCCGGAGTCCGGCTGATGTACCAGAGGTTCAACCTGCGGATCCCGAGCGCCGGCCTGGAGGTCAGCGCGGGCACGATCATCGCCTGCTACGTGATCGGCATCGGGGTCACGGTCGCGGCGGCCGCGCCGGCAGCCCGCCGGGCCGGGAAGCTCCCGCCGATCGCCGCGATGCGCGACGACGTCCAGGTCCCGGAACGCTCGCTGCTCGTCCGCGGGTCGATCGGCGGCTTCATGCTGCTGATGACCGTGCTGTTCGTCGCGATCGGCGTGGCCGCGGGCGACCTGCCCGGAGCCGTCCTGATCGGGATGGGCGCCGGCCTCGCGGTCCTCGCCGTGGTGATGCTCAGCCCGCTGATCAGCCGGTACGTCGTCAGGGTGCTGATGTTCCCGTTCGGACGCCGCGCCCCGGTCACCCTCGGGCGCCGCAACGCTGAGCGGAACCCGCGGCGTACGGCGGCGACCGCGTCCGCGCTGATGATCTCGGTCTCGCTGATCTGCGGCCTGATGGTGATCAGCGCGTCCGCGAAGGCGTCGATCAACCAGTCCGTGCTCGAGGCGCTCGGTACGTCGGACCTCGTCGTCACGAACAACGGCACGCCGAACTTCAGCGCCCAGGTCGGCGACCGGACCGCCGAGGTGCCGGGGGTGCAGTCCGTACACCGGGTCCGGCAGGAGACCGGCCAAGTCGGCGACACCGACGTCAAGGTCACCGGAGTCAGTGACGGCACCCTGGACGGCCCGATCGTCACCAAGTTCGACAGCGGGTCGGCCGCGGCGCTGGCCGCCGGGCAGGCGGTCCTCCCCCGCAACCTCGCCAAGACACTCAGCCTGACCGTCGGCACGAGCTTCGACCTGAAGACCACGGGCGGTGTTCGCCGACTGACCGTCGGCGGCATCCTTTCGCCGAACCGCCAGCTCAACGCCGTCGTCCTTTCGCTCGCGACGTACGAACAGCTCGGCGGCCCGCCGGCCGACAGCCTGCTGTACGTCGATGTTGCTGACGGCAAGGAGATCGCGACGGTCCGGGCCGCGGTCCTGGACAGGCTGAAGGACTACCCGTCGTTGCAGGTCCGCGACCAGAAGGCGTACGCCGCCGGCGCGATGCAACCGGTGGACGCGGTCCTGGCCGCAGTCGGGTTCCTGCTCACGATGGCGATCCTGATCGCGCTGCTCGGGATCGTGAACACTCTGGCGCTCGGCGTGATCGAGCGGACCCGGGAGATCGGGCTGCTGCGGGCGATCGGGATGGACCGGGTCCAGTTGCGGCGGATGCTGCGGATCGAGTCGGTCGCGATCACGTTGCTCGGGGCGTTGCTGGGGCTGCTGATCGGAGTCGTGTTCGGGGTCGCGATCCAGGCGGCGATGGCCGGCAGTGGGCTCGGCGTCCGGGTGGTTCCGGTCGGGCAGCTCGCGCTGGCGGTCGGGGTCGCGGTCCTGTTCGCCGTACTCGCTGCGGTCTGGCCGTCACGGCGGGCCGCACGGCTCGACGTGTTGCGTGCGATTGCAGCTGAGTGA
- a CDS encoding ABC transporter ATP-binding protein: MSSGDVAVRAVEVWKRYGKGSTQVDALAGVSADFGKGRFTAIMGPSGSGKSTLLHCLAGLDRPSDGTVLLGDVDLARLPDKQLTQLRRDRIGFVFQAFNLVPTLSALENITLPLDLAGRKPDQDWLATVIDAIGLSDRLGHRPSQLSGGQQQRVACARALTSRPEVVFADEPTGNLDSRSSADVLDFLHRSVREFDQTVVMVTHDPTAASYADRVLFLADGELQSELTDPTAESVLDRMKQLDPGPNVGEPVR; the protein is encoded by the coding sequence ATGAGTTCGGGTGACGTTGCGGTTCGGGCGGTCGAGGTCTGGAAGCGGTACGGCAAGGGCTCGACGCAGGTCGACGCGCTGGCCGGCGTCAGCGCGGACTTCGGCAAGGGACGTTTCACCGCGATCATGGGCCCGTCCGGCTCCGGCAAATCCACGCTGCTGCACTGCCTCGCCGGTCTGGACCGGCCGTCCGACGGCACGGTGCTGCTCGGCGACGTCGACCTGGCCAGGCTGCCCGACAAGCAGCTCACGCAGCTGCGCCGGGACCGGATCGGGTTCGTGTTCCAGGCGTTCAACCTGGTCCCGACGCTGTCCGCGCTGGAGAACATCACGCTCCCCCTCGATCTCGCCGGCCGCAAACCCGACCAGGACTGGCTGGCCACGGTCATCGACGCGATCGGCCTGTCAGACCGCCTCGGTCACCGGCCGTCGCAGCTGTCCGGCGGTCAGCAGCAGCGCGTCGCCTGCGCCCGCGCGTTGACGTCCCGCCCGGAGGTGGTGTTCGCGGACGAGCCGACCGGCAACCTGGACTCCCGCTCCTCCGCCGATGTCCTCGACTTCCTGCATCGCTCGGTCCGCGAGTTCGACCAGACCGTCGTGATGGTCACCCACGACCCGACCGCCGCGTCATATGCGGACCGCGTCCTGTTCCTGGCCGACGGCGAGCTGCAGTCCGAGCTGACCGATCCGACCGCGGAGTCCGTGCTCGATCGGATGAAGCAGCTGGACCCGGGGCCGAACGTCGGCGAGCCGGTTCGCTGA